One Lutra lutra chromosome 18, mLutLut1.2, whole genome shotgun sequence genomic window carries:
- the PPP1R35 gene encoding protein phosphatase 1 regulatory subunit 35, with product MMGCGEAQLELVEGEEAVAAPGPPPEPRVPEPRAPVPEPGLDLSLSSRSETPEQPSGCPGRRKGRADRRGGARKGRQVRFRLAPLSPVRSDPTPAAAAPSEKPAAPQDLGAPAQQSSLALSLELQAARAAAEGQFDAAKAVEEQLRKSFQTRCGLEESVAEGLNVPRSKRLFRDLVSLQVPEEQVLNAALREKLALLPPQARAPPPKEPPGSGPDMTILCDPETLFYESPHLTLDGLPPLRLQLRPRPSEDTFLMHRTLRRWEA from the exons ATGATGGGCTGTGGGGAGGCACAGCTGGAGCTGGTCGAAGGGGAGGAGGCCGTAGCGGCTCCTGGGCCACCCCCAGAACCCCGCGTCCCGGAGCCCAGAGCCCCAGTGCCCGAACCTGGCCTGGACTTGAGCCTGAGCTCGCGGTCCGAGACCCCCGAGCAGCCGAGCGGCTGCCCCGGCCGGCGGAAGGGGCGGGCGGACCGGCGGGGCGGGGCCCGCAAGGGGCGGCAG GTCCGCTTTCGCTTGGCGCCGCTCTCCCCCGTGCGGTCCGACCCCACGCCGGCCGCCGCAGCACCTAGCGAGAAGCCCGCGGCACCGCAGGACCTGGGGGCGCCCGCGCAGCAGAGCAGCCTGGCATTGAGCCTCGAGTTGCAGGCCGCGCGGGCTGCAGCCGAGGGCCAGTTCGATGCGGCGAAGGCCGTGGAGGAACAGCTGAGAAAGTCGTTCCAGACCCGCTGCGGCCTGGAGGAGAGCGTGGccgagg GGCTGAACGTGCCGCGCTCCAAGCGGCTCTTCCGAGACCTGGTGAGCCTGCAGGTGCCCGAGGAACAGGTTCTGAACGCTGCGCTGAGGGAGAAACTGGCGCTGCTGCCGCCGCAGGCCCGAGCCCCGCCCCCAAAG GAGCCACCTGGGTCAGGGCCGGACATGACCATCCTTTGTGACCCAGAAACATTGTTTTATGAGTCTCCACACCTGACCCTGGATGGTCTGCCTCCTCTCCGTCTTCAACTCCGGCCCCGCCCTTCAGAGGATACCTTCCTCATGCACCGGACACTGAGGCGCTGGGAAGCGTAG
- the MEPCE gene encoding 7SK snRNA methylphosphate capping enzyme, whose product MIEMAAEKEPFLVPAPPPPLKDESGGGGGPTVQPHREAASGELCGGTQRGPGPRAHSAGAPASGAGKENPGATSTRGGQSQQQRGGGPQAQSHGEARLSDPHGRAALPDVGEERRGGGGTELGPPAPPRPRNGYQPHRPPGGGGGKRRNSCNVGGGGGGFKHPAFKRRRRVNSDCDSVLPSNFLLGGNIFDPLNLNSLLDEEVSRALNAETPKSSPLPAKGRDPVEILIPKDITDPLSLNTCTDEAQVVLASPLKTGRKRHRHRGQHHQQQQATGGNDSHSVLPTAPLTPSLHGEGTTQQQRHRGQNRDAPQPYELNTAINCRDEVVSPLPSALQGPSGSLSAPPAASVTSAPPSSSSRHRKRRRTSSKSEAGARGGGQGPKEKGRGSGGGRHHHHHHHHHLHPLPAAGFKKQQLKFQYGNYCKYYGYRNPSCEDGRLRVLKPEWFRGRDVLDLGCNVGHLTLSIACKWGPSRMVGLDIDSRLIHSARQNIRHYLSEELRLPSQTSEGDPGAESEEGTVTVRKRSCFPASLTASRGPIAAPQVPLDGADTSVFPNNVVFVTGNYVLDRDELVEAQAPEYDVVLCLSLTKWVHLNWGDEGLKRMFRRIYRHLHPGGILVLEPQPWSSYGKRKTLTETIYKNYYRIQLRPEQFSSYLTSPEVGFSSYELVATPHNTSRGFQRSVYLFHKARSPSH is encoded by the exons ATGATCGAGATGGCGGCGGAGAAGGAGCCGTTTCTGGtgccggccccgccgccgccgctcaaAGATGAGTCGGGCGGAGGGGGCGGCCCCACGGTGCAACCGCACCGAGAGGCCGCCTCCGGGGAGCTCTGCGGCGGGACGCAGCGTGGGCCGGGCCCGCGCGCACACTCGGCGGGAGCCCCAGCTTCTGGGGCCGGCAAGGAGAACCCTGGGGCCACATCCACTCGGGGAGGCCAGTCGCAGCAGCAACGAGGGGGCGGCCCCCAGGCACAGTCGCATGGGGAGGCCCGCTTGTCGGATCCCCACGGGCGAGCAGCTCTCCCTGACGTGGGGGAGGAGCGACGGGGAGGGGGCGGAACAGAACTGggcccccctgcccctcctcgaCCCCGTAATGGCTATCAGCCCCACCGGCCCCCTGGGGGAGGCGGGGGCAAGAGGAGAAATAGTTGTAACGtaggtgggggtggtggaggcTTCAAACATCCGGCCTTCAAGAGGCGCAGGCGGGTTAATTCGGACTGTGATTCTGTGTTACCCTCCAACTTTCTCCTGGGGGGCAATATCTTTGATCCACTGAACCTGAATAGTCTCCTGGATGAGGAAGTGAGCCGCGCACTCAATGCAGAGACCCCTAAGTCATCTCCACTTCCGGCCAAGGGGCGAGATCCAGTGGAAATCCTCATCCCCAAAGATATTACTGACCCGCTTAGTCTCAATACTTGCACTGATGAGGCCCAGGTAGTTCTTGCATCGCCACTCAAGACTGGTCGGAAGCGGCATAGACACCGGGGAcagcaccaccagcagcagcaggcaACTGGAGGGAATGATAGCCACTCTGTGCTCCCCACAGCCCCCCTCACTCCCTCACTCCATGGGGAGGGCACCACACAGCAGCAGCGGCATAGGGGCCAGAACCGGGATGCCCCCCAGCCCTATGAACTCAACACCGCCATCAACTGCAGGGATGAGGTTGTGTCTCCCCTTCCATCTGCCCTACAGGGTCCCTCAGGCTCCCTTTCAGCCCCTCCAGCTGCCTCAGTTACCTCTGCACCCCCGTCTTCCTCCTCACGACATCGCAAACGTCGCAGGACTTCCAGCAAGTCAGAGGCAGGGGCTAGGGGTGGAGGCCAGGGTCCCAAGGAAAAGGGCcgagggagtgggggaggccgccaccaccaccaccaccaccatcaccacctccacCCACTACCAGCAGCAGGCTTCAAAAAGCAACAGCTCAAGTTCCAGTATGGGAATTATTGCAAGTACTATGGTTACCGCAATCCTTCCTGTGAGGACGGGCGCCTTCGAGTGTTGAAGCCTGAGTGGTTTCGGGGCCGGGACGTCCTAGATCTGGGCTGCAATGTGGGCCATCTGACCCTGAGCATTGCCTGTAAGTGGGGTCCATCCCGCATGGTGGGCCTGGATATCGATTCCCGCCTCATCCACTCGGCCCGCCAAAACATCCGACACTACCTGTCTGAGGAGCTGCGTCTGCCATCCCAGACTTCTGAGGGGGACCccggggcagagagtgaggaagggaccGTAACCGTCCGAAAGAGAAGCTGCTTCCCAGCCTCACTGACAGCCAGCCGGGGTCCCATTGCTGCACCCCAAGTGCCCTTGGATGGAGCGGACACATCAGTTTTCCCCAACAATGTTGTCTTCGTCACG GGTAACTACGTGCTGGATCGCGATGAGCTGGTGGAGGCCCAAGCCCCCGAGTATGACGTGGTGCTCTGCCTCAGCCTCACCAAATGGGTGCATCTGAACTGGGGAGATGAGGGGCTGAAGCGCATGTTCCGCCGCATCTACCGGCATCTACATCCTGGGGGGATCCTGGTCCTAGAGCCCCAACCTTGGTCATCCTATGGCAAGAGAAAGACGCTCACG GAAACAATCTATAAGAACTACTATCGGATCCAGCTGAGGCCAGAGCAGTTCAGTTCGTACCTGACCTCCCCAGAGGTGGGCTTCTCCAGCTATGAGCTTGTGGCTACACCCCACAACACCTCCAGAG GCTTCCAGCGCTCTGTGTACCTGTTCCACAAGGCCCGTTCCCCCAGCCACTAA